One segment of Nyctibius grandis isolate bNycGra1 chromosome 11, bNycGra1.pri, whole genome shotgun sequence DNA contains the following:
- the PLIN1 gene encoding perilipin-1: MTAKTNQALENGSAKENVLQRVLQLPVVSSTCESLQRTYASTKEAHPLMASVCEVYERGVQGASALALWSMEPVVRRLEPQFAVANDLACRGLDHLEEKIPALQYPVDKLASELKGTISSPLQSAKSTIGNSVDKIMELAAEGYEATKNTVETTARYTRRNSVSQMAAAGVDTALGGLEKLMEYLLPEEDEEADQKPKQTRGSAVKVSQQQPSTPSTPNAPSTLGRIGALVSTASHRAYQQTTQSLQHAKAKGQELAIWIPIVGSLAKPSTPEAPQVHGDGQSSGWLSRRQSKVPEQKQEKAGKKDTNHIKEAGDSPGLVGSVAHNLQTACASGISSVKKVPAVAWDAAEGLILFTPRRLSKALETVDALGGTLVSAPKHLLGTLYSYVPLRRQSVKEEEAAGGSKPSPETEQKEEDAKPAAPSAEEKSQLRGDWRLYRGHHPLSFLGLEDPLFLRHNLYRSPAFEPECPLPRKSAFAPYNRRVSEGSYRFGPEATYSRAYYANLYSPTFKKD, translated from the exons ATGACGGCGAAGACGAATCAGGCTCTGGAGAATGGAAGTGCCAAG GAGAACGTGCTGCAGAGGGTCCTACAGCTGCCGGTGGTGAGCTCGACCTGCGAAAGCCTCCAGCGGACCTATGCCAGCACCAAGGAGGCCCACCCGCTCATGGCCTCCGTGTGCGAGGTCTATGAGCGGGGCGTGCAGGGCGCCAGCGCCTTGGCCTTGTGGAGCATGGAGCCTGTGGTGCGCAGGCTGGAGCCTCAGT TCGCTGTGGCTAACGACCTGGCCTGCCGGGGCTTGGACCACCTGGAGGAGAAGATCCCTGCCCTCCAGTACCCCGTCGACAAG CTTGCGTCCGAATTGAAGGGCACCATCTCCTCCCCCCTCCAAAGTGCCAAAAGCACCATTGGCAACTCCGTGGATAAGATCATGGAGCTGGCAGCAGAAGGCTACGAGGCCACCAAGAACACCGTGGAAACAACGGCAAGGTACACGAGGAGGAACTCAGTGAGCCAGATGGCAGCCGCGGGGGTCGACACGGCCCTGGGAGGGCTGGAGAAGCTGATGGAGTACCTGCTGCCAGAGGAGGACGAAGAAGCAG ATCAGAAGCCCAAACAGACACGTGGGTCAGCAGTGAAGgtctcccagcagcagcccagcactCCCAGCACTCCCAATGCTCCCAGCACCCTGGGCCGGATCGGTGCCTTGGTTAGCACCGCCTCCCACCGCGCTTACCAGCAAACCACCCAAAGCCTCCAGCATGCCAAAGCCaaggggcaggagctggccaTCTGGATCCCCATCGTG GGCAGCCTGGCCAAGCCGAGCACACCCGAGGCACCACAAGTCCATGGTGATGGGCAGAGCAGCGGCTGGCTGAGCCGGCGGCAGAGCAAGGTGCCGgagcagaagcaggagaaggcagggaaGAAAGACACCAACCACATCAAGGAG GCGGGGGACAGCCCCGGGCTGGTGGGCAGCGTGGCACACAACCTTCAGACCGCCTGCGCCTCCGGCATCTCCAGCGTGAAGAAGGTCCCAGCCGTGGCCTGGGACGCGGCGGAGGGGTTGATCCTCTTCACCCCACGCAGGCTGTCCAAGGCCTTGGAGACGGTGGATGCTCTTGGGGGGACCCTCGTCAGTGCCCCCAAGCATCTGCTGGGCACCCTGTACAGCTATGTGCCG CTCCGCAGGCAGTCGgtgaaggaagaggaggcagcCGGGGGCAGCAAGCCCAGCCCGGAGACggagcagaaggaggaggacGCCAAGCCTGCCGCCCCCTCCGCCGAGGAGAAATCCCAGCTGAGGGGCGACTGGCGGCTGTACCGTGGCCATCACCCCCTCTCCTTCCTGGGGCTTGAGGACCCGCTGTTCCTGCGGCACAACCTCTACCGCAGCCCTGCCTTCGAGCCCGAGTGCCCCCTCCCGCGGAAATCCGCCTTCGCCCCCTACAACAGGCGGGTGAGCGAGGGCTCCTACCGCTTTGGCCCCGAGGCCACGTACAGCCGGGCTTACTACGCCAACCTCTACAGCCCTACCTTCAAGAAGGACTGA
- the KIF7 gene encoding kinesin-like protein KIF7 codes for MAAEGAAVRVAVRVRPLLPREALRGHRPCLRADAAAGEVALGRRRFRFAAVLPEAAGQAAVYRACVQPLLRAFFRGFNATVFAYGQTGSGKTYTIGEASVASINEDEQGIIPRAMAETFRLIDENDLIDYTVRVSYLEVYKEEFRDLLQVDTASKDIQIREDDKGNVVLCGVKESEVEGLDEVLSLLEMGNTAKHTGATHVNKQSSRSHTIFTVTMEQRRGAGRLSLHHPPPSVPASGQVLVSKFHFVDLAGSERIVKTGNMGERLKESIQINSGLLALGNVISALGDPRRKSSYIPYRDSKITRILKDSLGGNAQTVMIACVSPSSSDFDESLNTLNYASRAQNIQNKAVVNCRKETEHIEELHLQIKNLQKALEQRQRSETRIINRAATAKPCAPDPTARLLAECAHYRTCTDAAYWLLMELQEDSNLTVEQILRVKEWLCAVEAERSELTSAGLDSGIESTSAEDQSSEAQGSKLAKAQVNTEKGCGSVKDEQLAKLQRQVERLEEENRDFLAALEDAMEQYKLQSDKLQEQQDKISELHVHLEMAMPNLCMPELLENLHLVTAGRRPHTAPLDAAPSHSLSRVPLGLLPAEQSGRAPSRKELNSNPSFQEEDPAGWHPNHAQCPPGSPEIKDAVLRRERSQDLEKPAELSSGEEEEEWEQKRSLSQHRNGIQSWSKKEICKLSKEPSGGNAPSIREEQLELSKEVCRRREPLLSPWERLPGKDSEWRLAQAQQKIRELAINIRMKEELITELIKTGKDAQALNRQYCQKISELEQEAEQVRAELSDSQKQLQELEGKEPRDPGEKRKLQEYRTRVAAAQSKARVLCKKKQATERLVSLSAQSEKRVQELERNIQLMRRQQGQLQRRLREESEQKRRLETEVNKQQHQVKELELKHEQHQKILRIKTEEIAAFQRKRRSGSNGSVISLEQQQKIEEQKKWLDMEMDKVLEQRRALNELEDELRKREAIVAKKEALMQEKNGLESKRLRSSQALTDDLVRVSSRLEHLEKELTEKNGQLRHGSAHDQQQIRQEINNLRQEKDQLLKQRLELDNKLRQGTLLSPEEERILFQLDEAIEALDAAIEYKNESITCRQRVLRASASLLSQCEMNLMAKLSYLSSSETRALLCKYFDKVVTLREDQHRQHIAFSELEMQLEEQQQLVHWLEAAVERQRLEMDRQLTLQQKEHEQNMQLLLQQSREHMDEGLASSKLQYEARIQVLEKELSRYMWANQELNQRLSNMNLHPGQTKAGVERSIHGAGDRAPPVLGTCEESSLGEGPVPLATTEGSHQIRGESRDLVHAPLPSTWRRSSLPNDSPGDLRQRDAEHLPRAGQSHEVHPPRCLAPASKPRRELLRASLNMTPVPHHPAMIDVRKNPL; via the exons ATGGCGGCGGAGGGGGCGGCGGTGCGGGTGGCGGTGCGGGTGCGGCCGCTGCTGCCCCGGGAGGCGCTGCGGGGACACCGGCCGTGCCTGCGGGCCGACGCGGCCGCCGGGGAGGTGGCGCTGGGCCGCCGCCGGTTCCGCTTCGCCGCCGTGCTGCCCGAGGCGGCGGGGCAGGCCGCCGTGTACCGGGCCTGCGTCCAGCCGCTGCTCCGGGCCTTCTTCCGCGGCTTCAACGCCACCGTCTTCGCCTACGGGCAGACCGGCTCCGGCAAGACCTACACCATCGGGGAGGCCAGCGTCG CTTCCATCAATGAAGACGAGCAGGGCATCATCCCACGAGCCATGGCCGAGACTTTCAGGCTCATCGATGAGAATGACTTGATCGACTACACGGTCCGAGTGTCCTACCTGGAGGTGTACAAGGAGGAGTTTCGGGACTTGCTGCAGGTGGATACAGCCAGCAAAGACATCCAGATCCGGGAGGATGACAAGGGGAACGTTG TGCTCTGCGGTGTGAAGGAGTCAGAAGTGGAAGGGCTGGACGAAGTGCTGAGCCTGCTGGAGATGGGGAACACAGCCAAGCACACGGGAGCTACCCACGTCAACAAGCAGTCGAGCCGCTCGCACACCATCTTCACGGTGACCATGGAACAGCGGCGCGGGGCTGGCCGCCTTTCCCTGCACCACCCGCCCCCCTCCGTCCCTGCCTCGGGCCAGGTCCTGGTTTCCAAGTTTCACTTTGTGGACCTGGCAGGCTCGGAGCGAATTGTGAAGACGGGAAACATGggggagaggctgaaggagagTATCCAGATCAACAGTGGCCTCCTGGCCTTGGGTAACGTCATCAGTGCCTTGGGAGACCCTCGGAGGAAGAGCAGCTACATCCCCTACAGGGACTCCAAAATCACCAG GATCCTCAAAGACTCTCTGGGGGGGAATGCCCAGACCGTGATGATAGCCTGTGTCAGCCCGTCCTCCTCTGACTTTGATGAGAGCCTCAATACACTGAACTACGCCAGCCGGGCTCAAAACATCCAGAACAAGGCCGTGGTGAACTGCCGCAAGGAGACGGAGCACATCGAAGAGCTTCACCTGCAGATAAAGAACCTGCAGAAGGCCCTGGAACAGCGGCAGCGCTCTGAGACCCGTATCATCAACCGCGCGGCCACCGCCAAGCCATGTGCGCCGGACCCCACGGCTCGGCTGCTGGCCGAGTGCGCCCATTACCGGACCTGCACCGACGCCGCGTACTGGCTGCtgatggagctgcaggaggacagtAACCTGACGGTGGAGCAGATCCTGCGGGTTAAGGAGTGGTTGTGTGCAGTGGAGGCCGAGAGGAGCGAGCTGACCTCGGCTGGGCTGGATAGCGGCATCGAGAGCACCTCGGCAGAAGACCAGAGCTCTGAGGCACAAGGCTCAAAGCTGGCAAAAGCCCAG GTGAACACCGAGAAGGGGTGTGGGTCCGTCAAAGACGAGCAGCTGGCCAAACTGCAGAGGCAAGTGGAGCgcctggaggaggagaaccGTGATTTCCTGGCTGCCCTGGAAGATGCCATGGAGCAGTATAAGCTTCAG AGCGAcaagctgcaggagcagcaggacaaGATCTCAGAGCTGCACGTGCACTTGGAGATGGCAATGCCGAACCTGTGCATGCCAGAACTGCTGGAAAACCTTCACCTGGTGACTGCTGGCCGGAGACCTCACACAGCCCCACTGGATGCTGCCCCATCCCACAGCCTCAGCAGGGTTCCCTTGGGGCTCCTTCCCGCTGAGCAGAGTGGAAGAGCCCCTTCCAGGAAG GAGCTCAACAGCAACCCCTCCTTCCAGGAGGAGGACCCAGCAGGCTGGCACCCAAACCACGCACAGTGCCCACCTGGCAGTCCAGAGATCAAAGATGCAGTGCTGAGGAGGGAGCGCAGCCAGGACTTGGAGAAGCCAGCAGAGCTGTCCtcgggagaggaggaggaggagtgggaaCAGAAACGGTCCCTGTCCCAGCACCG AAACGGAATCCAAAGCTGGAGCAAGAAAGAGATTTGCAAGTTGAGCAAGGAGCCAAGTGGAGGCAATGCCCCGTCGATTCgggaggagcagctggagctgtCAAAAG AGGTCTGCAGGAGGCGGGAGCCACTGCTCAGTCCCTGGGAGCGCCTGCCAGGGAAGGACTCTGAGTGGAGGCTGGCGCAAGCACAGCAGAAGATCCGAGAGCTGGCGATCAACATCCGAATGAAGGAGGAGCTGATCACAGAGCTCATTAAGACAG GCAAGGACGCCCAGGCTCTGAACAGGCAGTACTGCCAGAAGATCAgtgagctggagcaggaggcagagcaggtGCGGGCAGAGCTGAGCGACAGCCAGAAGCAGCTCCAGGAGTTGGAGGGCAAAGAGCCACGGGACCCTGGGGAGAAGCGCAAGCTGCAGGAGTACCGCACGCGTGTGGCAGCTGCACAGAGCAAGGCACGG GTTCTGTGCAAGAAGAAGCAGGCAACGGAGAGGCTGGTGTCCCTCTCGGCCCAGAGCGAGAAGCGAgtgcaggagctggagaggaacaTTCAGCTGATGCGGCGGCAGCAAGGCCAGCTGCAGCGCCGGCTGCGGGAGGAGAGCGAGCAGAAACGGCGTCTGGAGACGGAGGTGAATAAGCAGCAGCACCAAGTCAAG GAACTGGAACTGAAGCATGAGCAGCACCAGAAAATCCTGCGCatcaaaacagaggaaatagCAGCTTTCCAGAGGAAGCGGCGGAGCGGCAGCAACGGCTCCGTGAtcagcctggagcagcagcag AAAATTGAGGAACAGAAGAAGTGGCTGGATATGGAGATGGATAAAGTTCTCGAGCAGCGCCGGGCCCTGAATGAGCTGGAAGATGAGCTGCGGAAGCGAGAAGCTATCGTGGCCAAAAAGGAAGCCCTAATGCAGGAGAAGAACGGCTTGGAGAGCAAACGACTGCGCTCCAGCCAG GCCCTGACAGATGACTTAGTGCGTGTGTCCAGCCGCCTGGAGCACCTGGAAAAGGAGCTGACGGAGAAGAACGGGCAGCTGCGTCACGGCAGCGCCCATGACCAGCAGCAGATCCGCCAGGAGATCAACAACCTGCGCCAGGAGAAGGACCAGCTGCTCAAACAGAGGTTGGAGCTCGACAACAAGCTGCGTCAGGGCACCCTGCTGTCTCCAGAG gAAGAACGGATCTTGTTCCAGCTGGATGAGGCAATCGAGGCTCTGGATGCAGCCATCGAGTACAAGAACGAGTCCATCACGTGCAGGCAACGGGTCCTGCGGGCCTCAGCCAGCCTGCTGTCTCAGTGTGAGATGAACCTCATGGCCAAGCTCAGCTACCTCTCCTCCTCCGAGACCCGAGCTCTGCTCTGCAAGTACTTTGACAAG GTGGTGACACTGCGAGAGGatcagcacaggcagcacattGCCTTCTCAGAGCTGGAGatgcagctggaggagcagcagcagctggtacACTGGCTGGAGGCAGCCGTGGAGCGCCAGCGCCTGGAGATGGACCGCCAGCTCACCCTGCAGCAGAAGGAGCACGAGCAGAACATGCAGCTACTGCTCCAGCAGAGCCGCG agCACATGGATGAGGGGCTGGCCAGCAGCAAGCTGCAGTATGAGGCAAGGATTCAGGTGCTGGAAAAGGAGCTGAGCCGTTATATGTGGGCAAACCAGGAGCTGAACCAGAGGCTGAGTAACATGAACCTCCATCCTGGACAGACCAAAG CAGGGGTGGAGAGAAGCATTCACggagctggggacagagctCCTCCTGTGCTTGGGACCTGCGAGGAATCCAGCCTGGGGGAAGGGCCTGTGCCTCTGGCCACTACTGAAGGAAGCCACCAGATCAGGGGTGAGAGCAGGGACCTGGTGCATGCCCCTTTGCCATCGACATGGAGGCGTTCCTCCCTGCCCAACGACAGCCCCGGGGACCTTCGGCAGAGGGATGCCGAGCACTTGCCGAGAGCAGGGCAGTCCCACGAGGTGCACCCACCACGGTGCCTCGCTCCTGCCTCCAAGCCCCGCCGGGAGCTGCTCAGAGCCAGCCTGAACATGAccccagtgcctcaccacccaGCAATGATAGATGTGAGGAAAAACCCACTCTAG
- the LOC137668981 gene encoding ras-related and estrogen-regulated growth inhibitor-like protein produces the protein MPGPTALKVEANVLIMGADNVGKSALTVRFLTRRFIGEYGDMEFIYSHNLTVDGREILFHIWDVPNSQEQAEEGSSEEKRIQWADSFVLVYSICDRASFNILPLKIQFIKAAKEGQSQEKVPIVIVGNKRDLHHQRVVSSEEGRLLALSLDCGFYEVSAAEAYHGALMVFHGLAERIPDSKLALKKGTRIRGIVKTMSAVFARKRTDSL, from the exons ATGCCTGGCCCCACCGCCCTGAAGGTGGAAGCAAACGTCCTCATTATGGGAGCGGATAATGTCGGGAAATCGG ctctgaCTGTGCGTTTCCTCACCCGCCGCTTTATCGGGGAGTACGGAGACATGG AATTCATCTACAGCCACAACCTGACTGTGGACGGCCGAGAGATTCTCTTCCACATCTGGGATGTCCCCAATTCCCAG gagcaggcagaggagggctCCTCAGAGGAGAAGCGAATCCAGTGGGCAGACAGCTTTGTCCTGGTCTACAGCATCTGTGACCGCGCCAGCTTCAACATCCTGCCCCTCAAAATCCAGTTCATCAAGGCGGCCAAGGaggggcagagccaggagaagGTGCCCATCGTCATTGTGGGCAACAAACGTGACCTGCACCACCAACGGGTCGTGTCCAGCGAGGAGGGACGGCTCCTGGCCCTCTCTTTAGACTGTGGTTTCTATGAGGTCTCTGCAGCTGAAGCTTATCATGGGGCCCTCATGGTCTTCCATGGACTGGCCGAGCGCATCCCTGACAGCAAACTGGCACTGAAAAAGGGTACAAGGATCCGTGGCATTGTCAAGACCATGTCGGCTGTGTTTGCCCGTAAGCGAACGGACTCCCTCTGA